One region of Pogona vitticeps strain Pit_001003342236 chromosome 1, PviZW2.1, whole genome shotgun sequence genomic DNA includes:
- the RPS12 gene encoding small ribosomal subunit protein eS12, giving the protein MAEEGIVAGGVMDVNTALQEVLKTALIHDGLARGIREAAKALDKRQAHLCVLASNCDEPMYVKLVEALCAEHQINLIKVDDNKKLGEWVGLCKIDREGKPRKVVGCSCVVVKDYGKESQAKDVIEEYFKCKK; this is encoded by the exons ATGGCCGAGGAAGG CATTGTTGCTGGAGGTGTAATGGATGTCAACACCGCCCTTCAAGAAGTGCTGAAGACCGCACTTATCCACGATGGATTAGCCCGTGGAATTCGTGAAGCTGCCAAAGCCTTAGACAA ACGCCAAGCCCACCTGTGTGTTCTTGCATCCAATTGTGATGAGCCCATGTATGTCAAGCTGGTTGAAGCCCTTTGTGCTGAACATCAAATTAACCTGATAAAG GTTGATGACAACAAGAAGCTGGGTGAATGGGTAGGTCTCTGCAAGATCGACAGAGAAGGAAAACCCCGCAAAGTTGTGGGCTGCAGTTGTGTGGTTGTCAAA GACTATGGCAAAGAATCTCAGGCCAAAGATGTCATCGAAGAGTACTTCAAGTGcaagaaatga